One window of the Canis aureus isolate CA01 chromosome 1, VMU_Caureus_v.1.0, whole genome shotgun sequence genome contains the following:
- the LOC144316161 gene encoding uncharacterized protein LOC144316161 codes for MRVLAARGRGPRSGIQVRSLSPSLDVSERRLAGDFVRRPSGEFLATFGGMPSLPGPSVHPLTSRFFNTFSSSVPRLPAQVLPAGCCWGQVSVRVRLVPPVTSWLWTTPFSVLSHEDVPGSRHGQQM; via the coding sequence ATGCGTGTTCTTGCAGCTCGAGGCCGCGGTCCTCGGAGCGGGATCCAGGTGAGAAGCCTCTCACCTTCGCTTGATGTTTCTGAGCGGAGGCTGGCGGGTGATTTTGTCCGCCGGCCGTCAGGAGAGTTTCTCGCTACTTTTGGAGGAATGCCTTCTCTCCCAGGACCATCCGTTCATCCACTTACTTCTcgtttttttaacactttttcgTCTTCTGTGCCCCGCTTACCTGCTCAGGTGCTTCCTGCAGGCTGCTGCTGGGGGCAGGTTTCCGTTCGGGTCCGCCTAGTGCCTCCTGTCACTTCTTGGTTGTGGACGACGCCTTTTAGTGTCTTGTCCCATGAAGATGTTCCGGGAAGTCGGCATGGTCAACAAATGTGA